One segment of Tachyglossus aculeatus isolate mTacAcu1 chromosome 16, mTacAcu1.pri, whole genome shotgun sequence DNA contains the following:
- the PTGS2 gene encoding prostaglandin G/H synthase 2, with product MIARVLCLALAITLCPAANPCCSNPCQNRGVCMTTGFDQYRCDCTRTGFYGENCTTPEFLTRLKLLLKPTPNTVHYILTHFKGVWNIINNIPFLRNAIMSYVLTSRSHLIDSPPTYNADYGYKSWEAYSNISYYTRALPPVGDDCPTPMGVKGKKELPDSKEVVEKFLLRRKFIPDPQGTNMMFAFFAQHFTHQFFKTDHHRGPAFTKALNHGVDLNHIYGETLDRQHKLRLFKDGKMKYQMIDGEMYPPTVKDTQAEMIYPPHIPEHLRFAVGQEVFGLVPGLMMYATIWLREHNRVCDVLTQEHPEWDDERLFQTARLILIGETIKIVIEDYVQHLSGYHFKLKFDPELLFNQRFQYQNRIAAEFNTLYHWHPLLPDTFNILDQVYTYQQFLYNNSIMLDHGLSHMVESFSRQIAGRVAGGRNVPAAVMKVSMASIDQSRQMRYQSLNEYRKRFLLKPFKSFEDLTGEKEMAAELEALYGDIDAMELYPALLVEKPRPGAIFGETMVELGAPFSLKGLMGNPICSPEYWKPSTFGGEVGFEIINTASLQTLICNNVKGCPFTSFSVHDSNPAETATSNASSSNSGLDDINPTVLLKERSSEL from the exons CCAACCCATGCTGCTCCAACCCCTGTCAAAATCGAGGTGTGTGTATGACCACGGGATTCGACCAGTACAGGTGTGATTGTACGAGGACTGGCTTCTATGGAGAAAACTGCACCACAC CTGAATTTCTGACAAGGCTAAAGTTATTATTGAAGCCCACCCCCAACACGGTTCACTACATCCTCACTCACTTCAAAGGAGTTTGGAATATCATCAACAACATACCCTTCCTTCGCAATGCAATTATGAGCTACGTGTTGACGT CAAGGTCCCATTTGATCGACAGCCCACCAACATACAATGCAGATTATGGCTACAAAAGCTGGGAAGCATATTCAAACATCTCTTATTACACCAGAGCGCTTCCTCCAGTGGGAGATGACTGCCCAACCCCAATGGGTGTAAAAG GTAAAAAGGAGCTTCCTGATTCCAAAGAGGTTGTGGAAAAGTTTCTGCTGAGAAGAAAATTTATCCCGGATCCTCAAGGCACAAATATGATGTTCGCATTCTTTGCCCAGCACTTCACTCACCAGTTCTTTAAGACTGACCATCATCGAGGACCAGCCTTCACCAAAGCGCTAAACCATGGG GTTgatttaaatcatatttatggagagacTTTGGACAGACAACATAAACTGAGACTTTTTAAGGATGGAAAAATGAAATATCAG ATGATTGATGGAGAAATGTACCCTCCCACTGTGAAAGATACTCAGGCAGAAATGATTTACCCACCTCACATCCCTGAGCACCTGCGGTTCGCGGTCGGGCAGGAGGTGTTCGGCCTGGTTCCCGGGCTGATGATGTACGCCACGATATGGCTCCGGGAACACAACCGCGTGTGTGACGTCCTTACGCAGGAGCACCCGGAGTGGGACGACGAGCGGTTGTTCCAGACGGCCCGGCTCATACTGATAG GTGAAACCATTAAGATCGTGATCGAAGACTATGTTCAGCACTTGAGTGGCTATCACTTCAAACTGAAGTTTGATCCAGAGCTGCTTTTCAACCAGCGTTTCCAGTATCAGAATCGCATCGCTGCCGAGTTTAATACCCTCTACCACTGGCACCCACTTCTGCCTGACACCTTCAATATTCTTGACCAGGTGTACACCTACCAGCAGTTCCTTTACAACAACTCTATCATGCTGGACCATGGCCTTTCCCATATGGTGGAATCATTCTCTCGGCAAATTGCCGGCAGG GTGGCCGGGGGTAGGAATGTCCCAGCTGCAGTAATGAAAGTATCTATGGCCTCCATCGACCAAAGCAGACAGATGAGATACCAATCTCTGAACGAATACCGGAAACGCTTCCTGCTGAAACCTTTCAAGTCGTTTGAAGACCTTACAG GGGAGAAAGAAATGGCTGCTGAGTTGGAAGCCCTCTATGGCGATATTGATGCGATGGAGCTCTATCCTGCTCTTCTGGTGGAAAAACCCCGCCCGGGTGCCATCTTTGGTGAGACCATGGTGGAACTCGGAGCGCCCTTCTCCCTAAAAGGGCTCATGGGAAATCCCATCTGTTCTCCCGAATACTGGAAGCCTAGTActtttggaggagaagtgggCTTTGAAATCATCAACACAGCCTCGCTCCAGACACTCATCTGCAATAATGTGAAGGGCTGCCCCTTCACCTCATTCAGTGTTCACGACTCTAATCCCGCGGAAACGGCAACTAGTAATGCCAGCTCTTCGAACTCTGGACTAGACGATATCAATCCTACTGTACTACTGAAAGAACGGTCATCAGAACTGTAG